One genomic window of Gossypium hirsutum isolate 1008001.06 chromosome D11, Gossypium_hirsutum_v2.1, whole genome shotgun sequence includes the following:
- the LOC107916753 gene encoding transcription repressor MYB6: MCFPMSPSSYFLSPWLVAQKVRESFTFDFETPMRKPCCDKQGTNKGAWSKQEDQKLIDYIRIHGEGCWRSLPKAAGLHRCGKSCRLRWINYLRPDIKRGNFAQDEEDLIIKLHALLGNRWSLIAGRLPGRTDNEVKNYWNSHIKRKLMKMGIDPNNHKLNQYPHHVGPLNPTTTNSMDVACKLRVFSTENDDGVSDAASYLEDETPPTGVSNLDLDLTIAFPSSPIKNIIEESQQKTASIVTNDEEEQYTVPTLLLFR; this comes from the exons ATGTGTTTTCCAATGTCCccttcttcatattttctttccccGTGGTTGGTTGCACAGAAAGTGAGAGAAAGTTTTACTTTTGATTTTGAAACTCCGATGAGAAAACCTTGCTGCGATAAACAAGGCACCAACAAGGGAGCCTGGTCCAAGCAAGAAGATCAAAAGCTCATTGATTATATACGTATACATGGTGAAGGCTGTTGGCGTTCCCTCCCCAAAGCCGCAG GTTTGCACCGTTGCGGTAAAAGTTGCAGGCTGAGATGGATAAATTACTTAAGACCAGATATCAAACGTGGTAACTTTGCTCAAGACGAAGAGGACTTAATTATCAAACTCCATGCTCTCCTTGGTAACCG GTGGTCACTGATAGCTGGTAGATTACCAGGAAGAACAGATAATGAAGTGAAGAACTATTGGAATTCCCATATAAAGAGAAAGCTAATGAAGATGGGGATCGATCCTAATAACCATAAGTTGAACCAATATCCTCATCATGTTGGTCCCCTTAACCCCACCACCACCAACTCCATGGATGTGGCATGTAAGCTTAGAGTGTTTTCAACAGAAAATGATGATGGGGTCTCAGATGCTGCAAGTTATCTCGAAGACGAAACACCGCCCACTGGTGTATCCAACTTGGACCTTGATCTCACAATTGCTTTTCCTTCGAGTCCTATCAAGAATATTATTGAAGAAAGCCAGCAGAAAACAGCATCTATTgtaacaaatgatgaagaagaacAATATACAGTCCCTACCCTTCTTCTTTTTAgatga